A genomic segment from uncultured Desulfuromonas sp. encodes:
- a CDS encoding cytochrome c, which translates to MSKRDIIMIVLGVLVVAVLWAAPDETTPHLPMDDTHKEFHQIVKQDGKKAAEKFCKDCHGQPGMEFPPNHPDPNRCLFCHKATP; encoded by the coding sequence GTGAGTAAACGAGATATCATCATGATTGTTCTCGGGGTTCTTGTTGTGGCTGTTTTATGGGCCGCCCCCGACGAAACAACCCCACATCTGCCGATGGACGATACCCATAAGGAATTTCACCAGATTGTCAAACAGGACGGCAAAAAGGCAGCTGAAAAATTCTGCAAGGATTGCCACGGTCAACCGGGCATGGAATTTCCGCCGAATCATCCCGACCCCAACCGTTGCCTGTTTTGCCACAAGGCAACGCCCTAA